A genomic stretch from Candidatus Omnitrophota bacterium includes:
- a CDS encoding bifunctional nuclease family protein has product MIEVGLNKIIIDEKRHDQVIVLKEKKGERLLPIVIGSTEASAIKMEVSGFTPPRPLTHDLLLNTITELDSRIDYVLIDKLEQSTYHAKLYLKYDGRQKVVDARPSDSIALAVRARAPIFVEEDIFKQSNPLKEK; this is encoded by the coding sequence ATGATTGAAGTAGGGTTAAACAAGATAATAATAGACGAGAAAAGGCACGATCAGGTCATCGTGCTCAAAGAGAAGAAGGGCGAGCGGCTGCTGCCTATCGTCATAGGGTCCACGGAGGCATCCGCCATAAAGATGGAGGTAAGCGGTTTTACCCCGCCGCGGCCGTTGACGCACGATCTGCTGTTAAACACCATTACCGAACTTGATTCCCGCATAGATTATGTCCTTATAGACAAGCTGGAGCAGAGCACATACCACGCCAAGCTCTACCTGAAATATGACGGCAGGCAGAAGGTCGTGGATGCCAGGCCGTCGGACAGCATCGCCCTGGCAGTGCGCGCCAGGGCGCCGATCTTTGTGGAAGAGGATATATTTAAGCAGTCTAACCCGCTGAAGGAAAAATAG
- a CDS encoding cytidine/deoxycytidylate deaminase family protein has protein sequence MKDNRPGWDEYFIGIAKLVAKRSTCLRRQVGALIVKDRRILATGYNGTPSGIKHCFEAGCLREKLKIPSGERHELCRGLHAEQNALLQAALYGISVKDSSFYITNQPCIICAKMLINAGVKEVVISDGYPDKMSAEFLKEAGIRVRKKK, from the coding sequence ATGAAAGACAACCGCCCCGGATGGGATGAATACTTTATCGGTATTGCCAAGCTTGTGGCAAAGCGCTCTACGTGCCTGCGCAGGCAGGTGGGGGCTTTGATCGTCAAGGACAGGAGAATACTTGCCACCGGCTACAACGGCACACCCTCAGGCATCAAGCATTGTTTTGAAGCCGGCTGCCTCAGGGAGAAACTCAAGATACCTTCCGGCGAGCGCCATGAACTCTGCCGCGGGCTGCACGCCGAACAAAACGCGCTGCTTCAGGCCGCGCTCTACGGCATAAGCGTCAAGGACTCATCGTTCTACATAACCAACCAGCCCTGCATCATCTGCGCCAAGATGCTTATAAACGCCGGAGTGAAAGAGGTCGTTATCTCCGACGGTTATCCGGATAAGATGTCGGCGGAATTCCTCAAAGAGGCGGGGATAAGAGTCAGAAAGAAGAAGTGA
- a CDS encoding cupin domain-containing protein, which produces MEFTGKVVDLSGLLDYQDSAVVSREIIKKDAGTVTLFAFDKGQGLSEHTAPFDALVYIVDGSAEVMISGRPNKLKAGQMIIMPANKPHALKAIERFKMLLVMVRK; this is translated from the coding sequence ATGGAATTCACTGGTAAGGTAGTTGATTTATCGGGATTGCTTGATTATCAGGATTCCGCGGTGGTAAGCAGGGAGATCATCAAGAAGGACGCGGGCACGGTCACCCTGTTTGCCTTTGACAAGGGCCAGGGGCTAAGCGAACACACCGCGCCCTTTGACGCGCTGGTCTACATAGTTGACGGCTCGGCAGAAGTAATGATTTCCGGCAGGCCGAATAAACTGAAGGCAGGTCAGATGATCATTATGCCGGCGAACAAACCGCACGCCTTAAAGGCGATAGAAAGATTTAAAATGCTGTTGGTCATGGTCAGGAAATAA
- the purM gene encoding phosphoribosylformylglycinamidine cyclo-ligase, producing the protein MDYKKSGVDITRAGIFKAKIKPLVRRSFNKDVLRDIGGFGSFFRLPKGLYADPILVSSSDGVGTKLKLAVLAGKHDTVGIDAVAMNVNDILCVGARPLFFLDYIAYSKVGAGVLVDVVKGITEGCIQAGCALVGGETAQMPGMYKAGDYDLAGFCVGVVERKSIIDGAKISPGDTVIGLESSGIHSNGYSLVRKALSRGDLRKYSKELLEPTRIYVKPVLSLLKYQSIRGIAHITGGAFYDKIARILPDNVNVRIYKDSWQVSRIFRLIQSKGDIEDREMYHTFNMGIGMVLVVAPGAAKKTISKLAQSKLKSCVIGEVVRGKGKVEIV; encoded by the coding sequence ATGGACTACAAAAAGTCAGGGGTGGATATAACCAGGGCAGGTATTTTTAAGGCGAAGATAAAGCCGCTGGTGAGAAGGTCCTTCAACAAGGACGTGCTCAGGGATATCGGCGGGTTCGGGAGTTTTTTCAGGTTACCCAAAGGCCTCTACGCGGATCCCATCCTGGTATCTTCTTCGGACGGCGTGGGCACCAAGTTAAAACTCGCCGTCCTTGCCGGAAAACACGATACAGTCGGCATTGACGCGGTGGCGATGAACGTAAATGATATTCTGTGCGTCGGGGCGCGGCCTTTGTTTTTTCTGGATTACATCGCTTACAGCAAAGTTGGGGCGGGCGTGCTTGTGGACGTAGTCAAGGGCATAACCGAAGGTTGTATCCAGGCGGGCTGTGCTCTTGTGGGCGGCGAGACCGCGCAGATGCCCGGGATGTACAAGGCAGGCGATTACGACCTTGCCGGTTTTTGCGTAGGCGTGGTTGAGCGTAAAAGTATTATTGACGGCGCGAAGATCAGTCCGGGCGATACTGTCATTGGCTTAGAATCAAGCGGTATTCATTCTAACGGATATTCCCTGGTAAGAAAGGCCCTTTCGCGGGGCGATCTGAGAAAATACAGCAAAGAATTACTTGAACCCACGCGCATATATGTCAAGCCCGTGTTATCGTTATTGAAATATCAAAGCATCAGAGGCATTGCCCATATCACCGGCGGGGCGTTTTACGATAAGATCGCGCGGATTTTACCCGATAATGTGAATGTCAGGATTTATAAGGATTCCTGGCAGGTATCCAGGATATTCCGGCTTATTCAGAGTAAGGGCGATATTGAAGACAGAGAGATGTATCATACCTTTAATATGGGCATAGGTATGGTTTTGGTTGTCGCGCCCGGCGCGGCAAAGAAGACGATCTCAAAACTGGCGCAGTCAAAGCTTAAGTCCTGTGTCATCGGAGAGGTCGTCAGGGGCAAAGGGAAAGTAGAGATTGTATAG
- the nrdR gene encoding transcriptional regulator NrdR, whose amino-acid sequence MKCPFCHYRESSVVDSRPTSANAGIRRRRQCLKCSKRFTTYEYNEELPMMVVKKDGRRQAFDRKKILNGIVKACEKRQVSVKKMEQIVAGIERHIHKKFDREVGSTYIGEKVMEHLAALDDVAYVRFASVYRQFKDVNQFMKELKDMFNKGKKKARR is encoded by the coding sequence GTGAAGTGCCCTTTTTGCCATTATAGAGAAAGCAGTGTAGTTGATTCGCGCCCTACATCAGCCAACGCCGGGATCAGGCGCAGGCGCCAGTGCCTGAAATGCTCAAAGCGGTTCACCACTTACGAATACAACGAGGAGCTTCCCATGATGGTGGTGAAGAAAGACGGCCGGCGCCAGGCATTTGACAGAAAGAAGATCCTGAACGGCATAGTAAAGGCCTGCGAGAAAAGGCAGGTAAGTGTAAAGAAGATGGAGCAGATAGTAGCCGGCATAGAGCGGCATATCCATAAGAAGTTTGACCGCGAAGTCGGTTCTACCTACATAGGCGAGAAGGTAATGGAGCATTTGGCCGCGCTTGACGATGTGGCCTACGTGCGCTTTGCCTCAGTGTACAGGCAGTTTAAGGACGTCAACCAATTCATGAAAGAGCTGAAAGACATGTTCAACAAGGGAAAGAAGAAGGCGCGGAGATGA
- the purD gene encoding phosphoribosylamine--glycine ligase has protein sequence MKILVIGSGGREHALVWKIAQSKLVSKIFCAPGNGGISQQAECVDIKADDIAKLLDFARREKIDLTVVGPEAPLAAGIVDEFTNYKLRIFGPQKMAARLEASKVFAKELMAKYKVPTADFDIFEDADAARKYIDKIGAPCVIKADGLAQGKGVVVAKTADEAKKAVSAMMQEKIFGAAGKRIIIEECLQGQEASILVFTDSKEVIALASAQDHKRVFDNDEGPNTGGMGAYSPAPVVTAPLFKEILEKVVYRTIDGLVKEGITYKGVLYAGIMLTKEGPKTLEFNARFGDPETQAILPRLQSDLVEVMLAVSEQKLSRLKILDWDSRACVCVVLASGGYPGNYEKGREISGLDEAAKVKDAVVFHAGTRKDKDRFYTNGGRVMGVTGLGEDIKTAIEHTYSAVEKISFEGMHYRKDIGWRAVKGGQH, from the coding sequence ATGAAGATCCTCGTCATCGGTTCAGGCGGCAGGGAACACGCGTTGGTTTGGAAGATCGCCCAGTCAAAGTTGGTGAGCAAGATCTTTTGCGCGCCGGGTAACGGCGGGATCAGTCAACAGGCAGAGTGCGTAGATATAAAGGCGGATGACATCGCGAAGTTATTAGATTTCGCGCGCAGGGAAAAAATTGACTTGACCGTTGTGGGGCCTGAAGCGCCGCTTGCCGCGGGGATCGTTGACGAATTCACCAATTATAAATTAAGGATTTTCGGGCCGCAGAAAATGGCCGCGCGGTTAGAGGCAAGCAAGGTCTTTGCCAAGGAATTAATGGCAAAATATAAGGTGCCGACCGCGGATTTTGATATCTTTGAGGACGCGGACGCTGCCAGGAAATACATTGATAAGATCGGTGCGCCTTGTGTGATAAAGGCAGACGGACTGGCTCAGGGAAAAGGCGTGGTAGTAGCTAAAACCGCTGATGAGGCAAAAAAGGCGGTCAGCGCGATGATGCAGGAAAAGATATTCGGCGCTGCCGGCAAGAGGATAATCATTGAGGAGTGCCTGCAAGGTCAGGAGGCCTCCATACTTGTTTTCACGGATTCAAAAGAAGTCATCGCGCTGGCTTCAGCGCAGGACCACAAACGGGTCTTTGACAACGATGAGGGCCCGAATACCGGCGGGATGGGGGCTTATTCTCCGGCGCCGGTAGTCACCGCGCCGTTGTTCAAAGAGATCCTGGAAAAGGTAGTTTACCGCACCATAGACGGCCTGGTAAAAGAAGGCATAACCTATAAAGGTGTCTTGTACGCCGGTATTATGCTGACCAAAGAGGGCCCTAAAACTTTAGAGTTTAACGCGCGTTTCGGCGATCCCGAGACACAGGCGATCTTGCCGCGTTTACAATCCGATCTGGTAGAGGTGATGCTTGCGGTAAGCGAGCAGAAACTTTCCCGCCTGAAAATACTGGATTGGGACAGCCGCGCCTGCGTCTGCGTTGTCCTGGCCTCAGGCGGCTATCCGGGTAATTATGAAAAAGGCAGGGAGATCAGCGGGCTTGATGAGGCGGCTAAGGTTAAAGACGCGGTAGTGTTTCACGCCGGCACCAGGAAGGACAAGGACAGATTTTATACAAACGGCGGAAGGGTCATGGGCGTCACCGGGTTGGGGGAGGATATCAAAACAGCAATTGAACATACATATAGCGCGGTTGAGAAGATCAGTTTTGAAGGCATGCATTATAGAAAAGATATAGGGTGGAGAGCGGTTAAAGGAGGGCAACATTAA
- the purF gene encoding amidophosphoribosyltransferase, translated as MRRKTYYPKEYCGLFGVHGNKYASYLTYSGLYALQHRGEESAGIVSYNGRSMKFHKGMGLVSDVFNAESLKRLCGRMAIGHVRYSTTGSSLVKNAQPLVIDYLKGSIAIAHNGNLVNAAELRSELEKAGSIFQSTTDSEIIVHLMAKSKQRSTEERLRYALKRVKGAYSLLLMDDRQIIGVRDPHGFRPLCLGKLNGAWCLASETCAFDLIGAKFVREIEPGEIVFLTKRGVRSVHPPELKVRAKAMCIFEHIYFARPDSMVFGETVHRVRRRLGEQLALEHPAVADIVVPVPDSGTSAALGFSEKSRIPLEWGIIRNHYVGRTFIQPKQEIRDLNVKIKFNILKDVVKGRRIVVVDDSIVRGTTSRKRVKNLRQAGAKQVHLRISCPPHIHPCFYGIDFPRSSELLARKMSLKRIKRFLGVDSVGYLSLKGLLKSVCLPKQNYCVACFTGKYPIKVKKADKYMLENC; from the coding sequence ATGCGAAGAAAAACTTATTATCCTAAGGAATACTGCGGGCTTTTCGGGGTGCACGGAAATAAGTACGCGAGTTATCTGACTTATTCCGGGCTCTACGCCTTGCAGCACAGGGGCGAGGAGTCGGCAGGCATTGTTTCCTATAACGGGAGATCAATGAAGTTCCACAAGGGCATGGGCCTGGTTTCCGACGTGTTCAATGCCGAATCGCTGAAGCGGCTCTGCGGCAGAATGGCAATAGGGCACGTGCGCTATTCCACTACCGGCTCGAGCCTGGTGAAGAACGCCCAGCCGCTGGTGATCGATTACCTCAAGGGCTCCATAGCCATCGCGCATAACGGCAACCTCGTGAACGCGGCGGAATTAAGGTCAGAGCTGGAAAAGGCCGGTTCCATATTCCAGAGCACCACCGACTCCGAGATCATAGTCCATCTTATGGCAAAGTCAAAACAGCGCTCCACAGAAGAGCGGCTGCGTTACGCGCTCAAGAGGGTCAAAGGCGCCTACTCCTTGCTGCTGATGGATGACAGGCAGATCATCGGCGTAAGGGACCCCCATGGATTCAGGCCTTTATGCCTGGGAAAACTTAATGGGGCATGGTGCCTGGCTTCGGAGACCTGCGCCTTTGACCTTATCGGAGCAAAGTTCGTAAGAGAAATTGAGCCGGGTGAAATAGTGTTTTTAACCAAGCGCGGCGTGCGCTCTGTGCATCCGCCTGAGCTGAAAGTGCGCGCTAAAGCGATGTGCATATTTGAGCATATTTATTTTGCCAGGCCCGATTCCATGGTTTTCGGCGAGACAGTGCACAGGGTAAGACGGCGCTTAGGCGAGCAGTTAGCGCTGGAGCATCCGGCTGTGGCGGATATCGTAGTGCCCGTGCCTGACTCAGGCACATCCGCGGCATTGGGCTTCAGCGAGAAGTCAAGGATACCTCTTGAATGGGGCATTATCAGGAACCACTACGTAGGCAGGACATTTATCCAGCCCAAGCAGGAGATAAGGGACCTGAACGTCAAGATCAAATTCAATATCCTCAAGGACGTGGTCAAGGGCAGGCGCATAGTAGTTGTGGATGATTCCATAGTCAGGGGCACGACGTCGCGCAAGCGCGTAAAGAATCTAAGGCAGGCAGGCGCCAAGCAGGTGCACCTGAGGATCTCCTGCCCGCCCCATATACATCCCTGTTTTTATGGGATCGATTTTCCCAGGTCATCGGAGCTGCTGGCGCGCAAGATGAGCTTAAAGAGGATCAAAAGGTTTTTAGGGGTGGACAGCGTGGGCTATCTGAGCTTGAAGGGGTTGTTGAAGTCGGTCTGCCTGCCCAAGCAGAACTACTGTGTTGCCTGTTTTACCGGGAAATATCCCATCAAGGTCAAAAAGGCGGATAAATATATGCTGGAGAACTGCTGA
- a CDS encoding L-threonylcarbamoyladenylate synthase yields MIETAYVRINDVVPDRSVMLDAVKALKKGGIVAFPTETVYGLAADSRNKKAIRRLYEIKQRPDSKPFSLLVGSKDSVDKFSKSPPMAVYKLMAKFWPGPLTIVMPSGNSKVGLRMPDNVVALMLISESGLELAAPSANIADKAPCLSADEVMEQFSGKIDIVLDGGEAKLGRESTVVEVDAANSVTVLREGAIKAEDAVKAARTKTVLLVCTGNTCRSVMAEGLLKQKTKDRLSVEVVSAGISALSGMPATAETLSLLSKEGIDMSGHKSRRVSMDMLKSADLILVMERIHKERIKEMAPEIENKVFLLKEFAKIKDGNSDIKDPIGGSIDTYMNIFYIIKDTIERISKTIL; encoded by the coding sequence ATGATTGAAACAGCATACGTAAGGATAAACGATGTTGTCCCGGACAGGAGCGTAATGCTTGACGCCGTAAAAGCGCTTAAAAAAGGCGGCATCGTTGCCTTTCCCACTGAAACCGTATATGGCCTGGCGGCAGACAGCCGCAATAAAAAGGCGATAAGGCGGCTTTACGAGATAAAACAGAGGCCTGACTCAAAGCCGTTTTCCCTGCTCGTCGGCAGCAAGGACAGCGTGGATAAGTTTTCAAAATCCCCGCCGATGGCTGTTTACAAGCTTATGGCTAAATTCTGGCCGGGCCCGCTGACGATAGTCATGCCTTCCGGGAATTCAAAGGTGGGCTTGAGGATGCCGGACAACGTGGTCGCCTTGATGCTTATCAGCGAATCAGGCCTGGAGCTTGCCGCGCCGTCCGCGAATATCGCGGATAAAGCGCCTTGCCTTAGCGCCGACGAAGTGATGGAGCAGTTTAGCGGCAAGATAGATATAGTTTTAGACGGGGGAGAGGCCAAATTAGGCAGGGAGTCCACGGTTGTTGAAGTTGACGCCGCCAACAGCGTGACTGTTTTGCGGGAAGGCGCCATTAAGGCGGAGGATGCCGTCAAGGCGGCCAGGACCAAGACAGTGCTTTTGGTCTGTACAGGCAATACCTGCCGTTCTGTGATGGCGGAAGGCCTGCTTAAACAAAAGACAAAGGACAGGCTGTCTGTTGAAGTCGTCTCTGCCGGGATTTCAGCGCTTTCAGGCATGCCTGCTACGGCCGAGACGCTTTCGCTGTTGAGCAAGGAAGGTATTGATATGTCCGGCCACAAGTCAAGGCGCGTTAGTATGGATATGCTTAAAAGCGCGGACCTCATACTCGTTATGGAGCGCATCCATAAGGAACGCATAAAGGAAATGGCGCCGGAAATAGAAAATAAAGTGTTTTTATTGAAAGAATTTGCTAAAATAAAGGACGGCAACAGCGATATCAAAGATCCCATAGGCGGATCCATAGACACATATATGAATATTTTTTATATAATCAAGGATACAATAGAAAGGATAAGCAAAACAATACTATGA
- the rpiB gene encoding ribose 5-phosphate isomerase B, with protein MKIVIGADHGGFKLKEELLRFLKKKGIEVSDFGTYSEESCDYPEISYRVARAVSKKQYNRGILICKSGIGNSIVANKVRGVRAALAYNLKAAEFSRRHNDANVLVLGASFVTGDTAKKIVDAWLNTEFEGGRHSRRVRQISAIEKKIDRRVE; from the coding sequence ATGAAGATAGTCATAGGCGCCGACCACGGCGGGTTTAAGTTGAAGGAGGAGCTCCTGCGTTTCCTGAAGAAGAAGGGCATCGAGGTTTCTGATTTCGGCACGTATTCCGAGGAATCCTGCGATTATCCCGAGATCTCATACAGAGTTGCCAGGGCCGTGTCTAAAAAGCAATACAACAGAGGTATCTTGATCTGTAAAAGCGGCATAGGCAATTCCATCGTCGCCAACAAGGTGCGGGGCGTGAGGGCGGCATTGGCCTATAATTTGAAGGCGGCAGAATTTTCCCGCCGGCACAATGACGCCAACGTGCTGGTGCTGGGGGCGTCGTTTGTCACCGGCGATACGGCAAAAAAGATAGTAGATGCCTGGTTGAATACGGAGTTTGAAGGCGGCAGGCACAGCCGCCGCGTCAGGCAGATATCGGCTATAGAGAAAAAAATTGACAGGAGGGTTGAGTGA
- a CDS encoding serine hydroxymethyltransferase, which yields MKHHIQSVDPEIYKAITSEIEREEKTIELIASENFAPLAVLEAQGSVMTNKYAEGYPASRWYGGCEFVDDAERLAIERAKELFGAEHANVQAHSGTQANMAVYFAALEVGDTVMAMDLACGGHLSHGHPHNFSGRFYKIIPYGVNRETERIDMDEIRLLARRHRPKMILVGASAYSRVFDFKEFRDICDSVGAYLFVDMAHIAGLIAAGVHPSPFPYADFVTTTTHKTLRGPRGGVVFCRGQFAKKIDGYVFPGIQGGPLMHVIAAKAIAFKLAATEEFKAYQRQVAKNAKALAEAMASFGYRLVSGGTDNHLALVDLTPRKVCGRDAQVALEKAGITVNKNLIPYDRLSPMLTSGIRLGAPAVTTRGMKENEMKQIVSLINEAILARSDDGKLEDIRGRAYALTARFPIYPELK from the coding sequence GTGAAACACCACATACAGTCAGTTGACCCGGAGATTTACAAGGCGATAACCAGCGAGATCGAGCGCGAGGAGAAGACCATAGAACTCATCGCTTCGGAGAATTTCGCGCCTTTGGCAGTGCTTGAGGCGCAGGGTTCCGTGATGACCAATAAGTACGCCGAGGGCTATCCTGCCAGCCGCTGGTACGGCGGATGCGAGTTCGTTGACGACGCGGAGCGCCTTGCCATTGAGCGCGCCAAGGAGCTTTTCGGCGCGGAGCACGCCAACGTGCAGGCGCATTCGGGAACGCAGGCGAATATGGCGGTGTATTTTGCCGCGCTTGAGGTGGGAGATACGGTCATGGCTATGGACCTTGCCTGCGGAGGCCACCTTTCCCACGGCCACCCGCACAATTTTTCCGGCAGGTTCTACAAGATCATTCCCTACGGCGTAAACAGGGAAACAGAGCGCATTGATATGGATGAGATCCGCCTCCTTGCCAGGAGGCACAGGCCCAAGATGATACTGGTGGGCGCCTCCGCCTATTCGCGCGTATTTGACTTTAAGGAATTCAGGGACATATGTGATTCGGTTGGGGCGTATCTTTTTGTGGATATGGCTCATATTGCCGGCCTCATCGCGGCGGGGGTCCATCCCAGCCCGTTTCCCTATGCTGATTTCGTAACTACTACCACGCATAAGACACTGCGCGGGCCCAGAGGCGGCGTTGTGTTCTGCCGCGGCCAGTTTGCCAAAAAAATTGACGGCTATGTATTTCCCGGCATACAGGGAGGGCCGCTTATGCACGTTATAGCGGCCAAGGCGATCGCCTTTAAACTCGCGGCGACGGAGGAATTCAAGGCATACCAGCGCCAGGTGGCAAAGAACGCCAAGGCGCTTGCCGAAGCAATGGCCTCTTTCGGCTACCGGCTGGTGTCGGGCGGTACCGATAATCATCTTGCGCTCGTGGATCTGACGCCCAGGAAGGTATGCGGCAGGGACGCGCAGGTGGCGCTTGAGAAGGCCGGTATCACAGTGAATAAGAACCTCATACCTTATGACCGGTTAAGCCCCATGCTTACCAGCGGAATACGGCTGGGAGCTCCCGCGGTCACTACCAGGGGAATGAAGGAAAATGAAATGAAACAGATCGTTTCATTGATAAACGAAGCGATCCTGGCGAGGAGCGACGACGGTAAATTGGAGGATATCCGCGGAAGGGCATACGCCTTGACCGCCAGGTTCCCGATCTACCCCGAATTAAAATGA
- a CDS encoding TIGR00730 family Rossman fold protein, translating to MKKDDFRDDFTKEDPWRVFRIMSEFVEGFEVLSGIGKAVSIFGSSRLSRQDKYYKVTEEIAYSLAREGYAVITGGGPGLMEAANKGAARAKGRSIGLNIQIPSEQKANPYVKTLLDFHYFFVRKVMFVKYAKAYVVMPGGFGTLDELFESLNLIQTERIQRFPVVLVGKVYWKELVAWIKQTAVQRGCVPEQDLRIFTVVDEPKEVVSAIRKFYRK from the coding sequence ATGAAAAAAGATGACTTCAGGGACGATTTCACCAAAGAGGACCCTTGGCGGGTTTTCAGGATCATGTCTGAGTTCGTTGAGGGCTTTGAGGTGCTCTCTGGCATCGGCAAGGCAGTATCCATTTTCGGCTCATCAAGGCTGAGCCGTCAGGATAAATATTATAAAGTAACGGAGGAGATCGCCTATTCTCTCGCCAGGGAAGGTTATGCTGTAATTACAGGAGGCGGCCCCGGGCTTATGGAGGCGGCAAACAAGGGAGCGGCCAGGGCAAAAGGCAGGTCAATCGGGCTGAACATCCAGATCCCGTCGGAACAGAAAGCCAACCCTTACGTGAAGACCCTGCTTGATTTTCATTATTTTTTCGTGCGCAAGGTCATGTTCGTCAAATACGCCAAGGCATACGTGGTCATGCCCGGAGGCTTCGGCACTCTTGACGAACTTTTTGAATCGCTTAATCTGATACAGACAGAGCGCATCCAGAGATTTCCCGTAGTGCTTGTGGGTAAGGTCTATTGGAAGGAGCTGGTGGCCTGGATAAAACAGACGGCGGTACAGAGAGGGTGCGTGCCTGAGCAAGACCTTCGCATATTCACAGTGGTGGATGAGCCGAAAGAGGTGGTCTCAGCCATCCGGAAATTCTACCGTAAATGA
- the purE gene encoding 5-(carboxyamino)imidazole ribonucleotide mutase has protein sequence MASKVSVIMGSASDLSVVKACTDMLKEFGISFELKVLSAHRTPKELEKYTRSAEGRGIKLFIAAAGGSAALAGVIASFTTLPVIGIPIPTKALKGLDSLLSTVQMPKGVPVASMAIGEAGAGNAGILAAQILGLSDKKIKQKLTRHKKNMAAKVLKIKVRL, from the coding sequence ATGGCGAGTAAAGTCAGTGTCATAATGGGCAGCGCGTCTGATTTAAGCGTTGTTAAGGCATGCACGGATATGCTCAAGGAGTTCGGTATAAGTTTTGAATTAAAGGTGTTGTCCGCGCACCGCACTCCGAAGGAGTTAGAGAAGTATACGCGTAGCGCGGAAGGCCGCGGCATCAAACTGTTTATCGCGGCCGCGGGCGGTTCCGCGGCGCTTGCCGGAGTTATCGCTTCTTTCACCACGCTTCCGGTCATCGGCATCCCCATCCCTACCAAAGCCCTTAAAGGATTGGATTCTTTGCTTTCCACCGTGCAGATGCCAAAGGGCGTTCCGGTGGCATCAATGGCGATAGGCGAGGCAGGGGCTGGTAACGCCGGCATATTGGCCGCGCAGATCCTGGGTTTAAGCGATAAAAAGATAAAACAGAAACTAACCAGGCATAAGAAAAATATGGCGGCAAAGGTGCTGAAGATAAAAGTCAGATTATGA
- the purQ gene encoding phosphoribosylformylglycinamidine synthase I: MKNRVKVIVLRSAGTNCDKETAFAFKSAGAEAELVHINELCSGKKSLSSYQILAIPGGFSYGDDLGAGKILSVELKHSLRDDLRGFIAGGKLIIGICNGFQVLARAGLLPGNGDFTQEATLMLNTSGKFEDRWTYLKSRNDTLCVWTRNLPEIIYLPVAHGEGNFQVKDKAALERIKGNGQVVFQYCTEYGNPAGYPYNPNGSVDNIAGICDKTGRILGLMPHPERHVQKTQGPRWASMKEPFGPEGIQIFKNGVEYAKKNLLS; the protein is encoded by the coding sequence ATGAAGAACAGGGTAAAAGTCATTGTCCTGCGCAGCGCGGGGACAAATTGTGATAAAGAAACGGCCTTTGCCTTTAAGTCGGCCGGGGCCGAAGCGGAACTTGTGCATATAAACGAGTTGTGCTCGGGGAAAAAGAGTTTATCGTCTTATCAGATACTCGCCATACCCGGAGGTTTCTCCTACGGCGATGATCTGGGGGCGGGCAAGATCCTTTCCGTTGAATTGAAGCACAGTTTGCGCGATGACCTGCGCGGGTTTATTGCCGGCGGCAAGTTGATAATAGGCATATGCAATGGATTTCAGGTATTGGCCAGGGCGGGGCTTTTGCCGGGAAACGGAGATTTTACCCAGGAGGCGACTTTGATGCTGAATACGTCGGGAAAATTTGAAGATAGATGGACGTATTTAAAAAGTAGAAATGATACGCTTTGTGTGTGGACGAGAAATCTGCCGGAGATCATTTATCTTCCCGTCGCTCACGGCGAGGGCAATTTCCAGGTAAAGGATAAGGCGGCGCTGGAAAGGATTAAGGGGAACGGCCAGGTTGTTTTTCAGTATTGCACGGAATACGGCAACCCGGCAGGTTACCCTTATAATCCAAACGGTTCAGTCGACAATATCGCCGGTATTTGCGACAAAACAGGCAGGATACTGGGGCTTATGCCCCATCCTGAAAGGCACGTTCAGAAAACTCAAGGCCCCAGATGGGCTTCTATGAAAGAGCCGTTTGGGCCGGAGGGAATCCAGATCTTTAAAAACGGAGTAGAATATGCGAAGAAAAACTTATTATCCTAA